From Mycolicibacterium nivoides, a single genomic window includes:
- a CDS encoding PQQ-binding-like beta-propeller repeat protein produces the protein MVKPERRTRGDMAAAAAIVAIVALAAGLIWWTSDARATISRPAASPVPYLTPAREVPAGLQELWTTASPKTTEPVLAGGSVVTGDGSTVEGRDPVTGAVLWSYARDLELCGVTAVYQYAVAVYPDVRGCGQVSTVDGKTGTRGPARTAYADPEVRLSSDGSTVLSAGDSRLELWRSDMVRMLSYGALDARIKPDVPASPVCRQLSAAASSSAVSVLESCPKSKFIRLTLLRPADEEDTPDVRYVELQDITDESGAQVVAVSGTTTAVYLPTPKPMVNVIDETGKTLASLPLAKPAAPQSTTTRAGDLISWWTGDSVLVFSTTGTAGLQYKFTVTPSGPHFPVGPATVMAGQLLVPVNDGYDVFDQQTGTGQRHIALPRTPSVSPVVPVVAGDTVLEQRGTQLVALGPE, from the coding sequence ATGGTCAAACCCGAACGCCGCACCCGCGGCGACATGGCCGCCGCGGCGGCAATCGTGGCGATCGTCGCGCTGGCGGCCGGCCTGATCTGGTGGACCAGTGATGCACGGGCCACCATCAGCCGGCCCGCCGCATCACCGGTTCCGTACCTGACTCCGGCGCGCGAAGTGCCTGCCGGTCTGCAGGAGCTGTGGACCACCGCAAGTCCGAAGACCACCGAACCCGTGCTCGCCGGCGGGTCGGTGGTGACCGGCGACGGATCCACCGTCGAAGGCCGCGACCCCGTCACCGGAGCGGTGTTGTGGAGCTATGCCCGCGACCTCGAACTGTGCGGTGTGACAGCGGTGTACCAGTACGCCGTCGCGGTGTATCCGGATGTCCGTGGCTGCGGACAGGTCAGCACCGTCGACGGCAAAACCGGCACGCGCGGGCCGGCCCGCACCGCCTACGCAGACCCCGAGGTCCGGCTGTCCTCCGACGGCTCCACAGTGCTCTCTGCCGGGGACAGCCGCCTCGAGCTGTGGCGATCCGACATGGTCCGGATGCTGTCCTACGGCGCGCTGGACGCGCGCATCAAGCCCGACGTACCGGCATCACCGGTGTGCCGCCAGTTGTCGGCGGCGGCGAGTTCCTCAGCGGTGTCGGTGCTGGAATCCTGCCCGAAGAGCAAGTTCATCCGGCTGACGCTGCTGCGCCCGGCCGACGAAGAAGACACTCCCGACGTGCGCTACGTCGAGTTGCAGGACATCACCGACGAATCCGGGGCCCAGGTGGTCGCGGTATCGGGCACCACCACCGCGGTGTACCTGCCCACCCCGAAGCCGATGGTGAACGTCATCGACGAAACCGGTAAGACGCTCGCCAGCCTGCCGCTGGCCAAACCGGCCGCGCCGCAGTCGACCACCACCCGCGCCGGGGACCTGATCAGCTGGTGGACCGGCGACTCGGTACTGGTCTTCAGTACCACCGGGACGGCCGGCCTTCAGTACAAGTTCACCGTGACCCCATCCGGACCGCATTTCCCCGTCGGGCCTGCCACGGTGATGGCCGGGCAGCTCCTGGTTCCGGTCAACGACGGTTATGACGTCTTCGATCAGCAGACCGGCACCGGGCAGCGCCACATCGCACTGCCCCGCACGCCCAGTGTGTCGCCCGTGGTACCGGTGGTGGCCGGAGACACGGTGCTCGAACAGCGCGGCACGCAGCTGGTGGCACTGGGCCCTGAATGA
- a CDS encoding MerR family transcriptional regulator has translation MNEDLLSIGEFAARTGLSAKMLRSYAASGALVPAAVDELTGYRYYSRGQIAQARTVGLLRGARIPVAEIAGFLRDPTEQQLAAWRTALDDEYAHRREALVMARGALLAHTSLVAGGHRSDERTIWMASVLRSATATDQGPVRESNQDSLLADGILYAVADGFGPAGEHASRIAVEVLAAGFAAAPDRDGLIGAVQRANEQVFAHVSASGTSSGATLTVVAIFGDEQGGPMAVNIGDSPLNRIRDGVMCQLTDDHSVSGELVRAGEITREEARFHPHRHLLTRALGIGPFIRPDLFDLDCRPGDRFLISSDGLFAGAEDADIAGAAVDDEPEVAARRLVQVANDAGGSDNTTVIVIDIG, from the coding sequence ATGAACGAAGACCTGCTGAGCATCGGGGAGTTCGCGGCCCGGACCGGGTTGTCGGCGAAGATGTTGCGTTCGTATGCGGCGTCGGGGGCATTGGTGCCGGCCGCAGTCGATGAACTCACGGGATATCGGTACTACTCGCGGGGCCAGATTGCTCAGGCTCGGACGGTGGGGTTGCTCCGTGGAGCCCGGATACCGGTCGCCGAGATCGCCGGATTCCTGCGGGACCCCACCGAGCAGCAACTGGCTGCCTGGCGGACGGCGCTCGATGATGAATATGCGCACCGCCGTGAGGCCCTCGTGATGGCTCGCGGCGCGCTGCTCGCTCACACTTCTCTGGTGGCAGGGGGTCACCGGAGTGACGAGAGGACGATCTGGATGGCTTCGGTGTTACGGTCCGCGACGGCCACCGATCAGGGCCCGGTACGGGAGAGCAACCAGGATTCACTGCTCGCCGACGGCATCCTATATGCGGTCGCCGACGGTTTCGGGCCCGCCGGCGAGCACGCGAGCCGGATCGCGGTCGAGGTACTGGCCGCCGGATTCGCCGCCGCACCTGACCGCGACGGGCTCATCGGCGCGGTGCAGCGGGCCAACGAGCAGGTCTTCGCACACGTCAGCGCGTCGGGTACCAGCTCGGGCGCAACGCTCACGGTGGTGGCGATTTTCGGCGACGAGCAGGGCGGACCGATGGCCGTCAACATCGGGGATTCGCCGCTGAACCGGATTCGCGACGGGGTGATGTGTCAGCTCACCGACGATCACAGCGTCTCGGGTGAGCTGGTGCGGGCCGGTGAGATCACCCGGGAGGAGGCCCGTTTCCACCCGCACCGTCACCTGCTGACCCGGGCGCTGGGCATCGGCCCCTTCATCAGGCCCGATCTGTTCGATCTCGACTGCCGTCCCGGTGACCGGTTCCTGATCAGCAGTGACGGATTGTTCGCCGGAGCCGAGGACGCCGACATCGCAGGTGCCGCCGTCGATGACGAACCCGAGGTTGCCGCACGGCGGTTGGTTCAGGTGGCCAACGATGCCGGCGGCAGCGACAACACGACCGTGATCGTGATCGACATCGGCTGA
- a CDS encoding ParA family protein: MPPRACLDEGVTRVLAVANQKGGVAKTTTVASLGAAMSEQGRRVLLVDLDPQGCLTFSLGHDPDKLPVSVHEVLLGDVEPGAALVETAEGMTLLPANIDLAGSEAMLLMRAGREYALKRALAKVASDFDVVIIDCPPSLGVLTLNGLTAADEVIVPLQCETLAHRGVGQFLRTITDVQQITNPELALLGALPTLYDSRTTHSRDVLLDVADRYELPVLAPPIPRTVRFAEASASGSSVLAGRKSKGGLAYRELAQALLKHWKSGKKLPTFTPEVV, from the coding sequence ATGCCGCCGAGAGCGTGCTTGGATGAAGGTGTGACGCGAGTATTAGCGGTCGCCAATCAAAAGGGTGGGGTAGCCAAGACGACTACGGTGGCGTCGCTGGGTGCGGCGATGTCCGAGCAGGGGCGGCGGGTGCTGCTGGTCGATCTGGATCCGCAAGGCTGTCTGACGTTTTCATTGGGACACGACCCGGACAAGCTGCCGGTATCGGTACACGAGGTGTTGCTCGGCGACGTCGAGCCGGGGGCGGCCCTGGTCGAGACGGCCGAGGGGATGACGCTGCTGCCGGCCAACATCGACCTGGCGGGCTCCGAAGCCATGCTGTTGATGCGGGCCGGGCGCGAGTATGCGCTCAAGCGGGCCCTGGCCAAGGTCGCATCCGATTTCGACGTGGTGATCATCGACTGTCCGCCGTCGCTCGGCGTGCTGACACTCAACGGCCTGACCGCCGCGGACGAGGTGATCGTGCCGTTGCAGTGCGAGACCTTGGCGCACCGCGGTGTCGGCCAGTTCCTGCGCACCATCACCGACGTGCAGCAGATCACCAATCCCGAGCTGGCGCTGCTGGGCGCGCTGCCGACGCTCTACGATTCCCGCACCACCCACAGCCGTGACGTGCTACTGGACGTCGCGGACCGGTACGAGCTGCCGGTCTTGGCCCCGCCGATTCCGCGTACGGTCCGGTTCGCCGAGGCCAGCGCGTCGGGGTCCTCGGTGCTGGCCGGGCGTAAGAGCAAGGGCGGGCTGGCCTACCGCGAGCTGGCCCAGGCCCTGCTCAAGCACTGGAAGTCCGGCAAGAAGCTTCCGACTTTCACGCCTGAGGTGGTCTAG
- a CDS encoding acid phosphatase, giving the protein MSDRLHRLILLRHGETEWSATGRHTGRTELELTETGREQAVLARPALAELQLTDPLVISSPRRRALATAELAGLHVDAVDPVLSEWDYGDYEGLTTQEIRQTVPDWLVWTHGCPGGETVAQVTERADRAVATALEHVPDRDVVFVGHGHFSRAMLTRWVELPVAEGIRVSMVPASLAVCGFEHGVRQITALGLAGHPNPCLSQ; this is encoded by the coding sequence GTGAGCGACCGCCTGCACCGCCTGATCCTGCTCCGCCACGGCGAGACCGAGTGGTCGGCGACCGGCAGGCACACCGGCCGCACCGAACTGGAACTCACCGAGACCGGGCGCGAGCAGGCCGTACTGGCCCGTCCCGCACTTGCCGAGCTGCAGCTGACCGACCCGCTGGTGATCAGCAGCCCGCGGCGCCGCGCGCTGGCCACCGCCGAGCTGGCCGGCCTGCACGTCGATGCGGTCGACCCCGTGCTGTCCGAGTGGGATTACGGCGACTACGAGGGACTGACCACGCAGGAGATCCGGCAGACCGTGCCCGATTGGCTGGTGTGGACGCATGGCTGTCCCGGCGGGGAGACCGTCGCACAGGTCACTGAGCGTGCCGATCGGGCCGTGGCGACGGCGCTGGAGCATGTGCCCGACCGGGATGTGGTGTTCGTCGGGCACGGGCATTTCTCCCGCGCGATGTTGACCCGCTGGGTGGAACTGCCGGTGGCCGAAGGCATCCGGGTATCGATGGTGCCCGCTTCTCTCGCGGTGTGCGGTTTCGAGCACGGTGTACGCCAGATCACCGCGCTGGGTCTGGCCGGTCACCCCAACCCCTGCCTGTCGCAGTGA
- a CDS encoding isochorismate synthase has translation MNPSFVLAGPSGAILAEGVRAGFADITDAQEALRAGTPIVLGALPFDLTSPAALYEPETVRFTEALPGWHASPPPAVVDRETLPPGPVHRGRVAEAIRQLRDPQIPIDKVVLARALRLTADAPWDVRSVLRRLADADPAATVYLADLSAAGGAHTGTALVGASPELLVAREGEKVICQPFAGSAPRSADPQIDAANAAALAASAKNRHEHQLVVDVLRQALDRLCVDLRIAEEPELHGTDALWHLSTPVVGRLREKQTTAIDLALALHPTPAVGGVPADRAAALIGELEGDRGFYAGAVGWCDSQGDGRWVVSIRCAVLSADRYTALASAGGGIVAESDPDDEVDETTTKFRTILTGLGAT, from the coding sequence GTGAATCCGTCGTTCGTGTTGGCCGGTCCGTCCGGCGCCATCCTCGCCGAAGGTGTGCGCGCCGGATTCGCCGACATCACCGACGCCCAGGAAGCACTACGCGCTGGAACACCAATTGTGCTGGGCGCCTTGCCATTCGACCTGACATCGCCCGCTGCCCTCTACGAACCCGAGACGGTTCGGTTCACCGAGGCACTGCCGGGCTGGCACGCCAGCCCGCCTCCGGCAGTGGTGGATCGCGAAACCCTGCCGCCCGGCCCGGTGCACCGAGGGCGGGTGGCCGAGGCGATCCGTCAACTGCGCGACCCGCAGATCCCGATCGACAAGGTGGTACTGGCCCGCGCGCTGCGGCTGACAGCGGACGCCCCGTGGGACGTGCGAAGTGTGCTGCGCAGGCTGGCCGACGCCGACCCGGCCGCCACCGTCTACCTGGCGGATCTGTCCGCGGCCGGCGGTGCCCACACCGGCACCGCCCTGGTGGGTGCCAGTCCTGAGCTGTTGGTGGCGCGCGAGGGCGAGAAGGTGATCTGCCAACCGTTCGCCGGGTCGGCACCACGGTCGGCCGATCCGCAGATCGATGCGGCCAACGCGGCCGCGCTCGCCGCATCGGCCAAGAACCGCCATGAGCATCAGTTGGTGGTCGACGTCCTGCGCCAAGCTCTTGATCGGTTGTGCGTGGATCTGCGGATCGCCGAAGAGCCCGAGCTGCACGGCACCGACGCACTGTGGCACCTGAGCACCCCGGTGGTGGGTAGGTTGCGCGAAAAGCAAACCACAGCAATCGATCTGGCGCTCGCGCTGCATCCCACTCCCGCCGTCGGCGGGGTTCCGGCCGACCGCGCCGCGGCCTTGATCGGCGAACTGGAGGGCGATCGCGGGTTCTACGCCGGCGCCGTCGGCTGGTGCGACAGCCAAGGAGACGGGCGCTGGGTGGTCTCGATCCGCTGCGCGGTGTTGTCCGCGGACCGATACACGGCGCTGGCCAGTGCCGGCGGCGGTATCGTCGCCGAATCCGATCCAGATGACGAAGTCGACGAGACCACCACGAAATTCCGAACCATCCTGACTGGACTAGGGGCGACATGA
- a CDS encoding GNAT family N-acetyltransferase: MSELIRRARPGDEVEITAMIRELAEFERAADECTVTEKQMHTALFGDRPVAYAHMVEIDGQVAATAVWFLNFSTWDGVAGLYLEDLYVRPAFRRRGLARKLLSTLAGECIEQGYTRMTWAVLNWNVNAIALYDAVGGKPQTEWTTYRVSGPELSSLAGESRGPQ, translated from the coding sequence ATGAGCGAGTTGATCCGCCGGGCGCGGCCCGGCGACGAGGTCGAGATCACCGCGATGATTCGCGAGCTGGCCGAGTTCGAACGGGCCGCAGACGAGTGCACGGTGACCGAAAAGCAGATGCACACAGCACTTTTCGGTGACCGCCCGGTGGCGTATGCGCACATGGTGGAGATCGACGGGCAGGTTGCCGCGACCGCGGTGTGGTTCCTGAACTTCTCCACCTGGGACGGCGTCGCCGGACTCTACCTGGAGGACCTCTACGTGCGTCCGGCATTCCGGCGTCGCGGACTGGCCCGGAAACTGTTGTCCACGTTGGCCGGTGAATGCATCGAGCAGGGTTACACCCGGATGACCTGGGCGGTGCTGAACTGGAACGTCAACGCCATCGCGCTGTACGACGCCGTCGGCGGCAAGCCGCAGACCGAGTGGACCACCTACCGGGTCTCGGGACCCGAGCTTTCGTCACTGGCCGGAGAGAGTCGCGGGCCGCAGTAG
- the ilvD gene encoding dihydroxy-acid dehydratase encodes MPELRSRTVTHGRNMAGARALLRAAGVSGADIGKPIVAIANSFTEFVPGHTHLQPVGRIVSEAVQAAGGIAREFNTIAVDDGIAMGHGGMLYSLPSRDLIADSIEYMVNAHRADALVCISNCDKITPGMLMAALRLNVPTVFVSGGPMEGGTATLVDGTVRTGLHLISAMADAVAPGVSDADLERVEAAACPTCGSCSGMFTANSMNCLTEAIGLALPGNGTTLATHTARRRLYEDAGATVMELARRYYDENDESALPRNIASAAAFSNAMVVDIAMGGSTNTILHLLAAAREAEVDFDLADIEALSTRIPCICKVAPNGRYLMEDVHRAGGIPAVMGELLRAGLLDTNVHAVHSGSLTAWLDEWDLRSPTVSDDAVDLFYAAPGGVRSSSAFSQSCRWESLDLDAESGCIRDVAHAYSADGGLAILRGNIAEAGCVVKTAGVDESILRFSGPAVVVESQEEAQDVILTGRVRPGDVVVVRYEGPRGGPGMQEMLYPTSYLKGVGLDKVCALITDGRFSGGSSGLSIGHISPEAAAGGVIALVQDGDRIDIDIPARRIELQVDAAELDKRRRGLEQGGGYWPRRRDREVSPALRAYAAMALSADQGAVRDVSLIEAASRAGAPVRLAATGAPTTQC; translated from the coding sequence ATGCCCGAATTGAGATCCAGGACCGTCACCCACGGCCGGAACATGGCAGGCGCGCGGGCCTTGCTGCGCGCCGCCGGTGTGTCCGGCGCCGACATAGGCAAGCCGATCGTCGCGATCGCCAACAGTTTCACCGAGTTTGTGCCCGGCCACACGCACTTGCAGCCGGTAGGGCGCATTGTGTCCGAGGCTGTGCAGGCAGCCGGCGGAATCGCGCGGGAATTCAACACGATCGCCGTCGACGACGGGATCGCCATGGGTCACGGCGGGATGTTGTACTCGCTGCCCTCACGCGACCTGATCGCCGATTCGATCGAATACATGGTCAATGCCCACCGGGCGGACGCACTGGTCTGCATCTCCAACTGCGACAAGATCACTCCCGGCATGCTGATGGCCGCGCTGCGGTTGAACGTGCCCACGGTGTTCGTGTCCGGTGGACCCATGGAGGGCGGCACAGCGACGCTCGTCGACGGCACGGTGCGCACCGGCTTGCACCTGATCTCGGCGATGGCCGACGCGGTCGCTCCCGGAGTCTCCGACGCCGATCTGGAGCGCGTTGAGGCCGCGGCGTGCCCCACCTGTGGATCGTGCTCGGGCATGTTCACCGCGAACTCCATGAACTGCCTCACCGAGGCGATCGGGCTGGCGCTGCCGGGCAACGGCACGACGCTGGCCACCCACACCGCCCGCCGCCGGCTCTACGAGGATGCCGGTGCGACGGTCATGGAACTGGCCAGGCGCTACTACGACGAGAACGACGAGAGCGCTCTGCCGCGCAACATCGCCTCTGCCGCAGCTTTTTCCAATGCCATGGTGGTCGACATCGCCATGGGTGGGTCGACGAATACGATCCTGCACCTGCTGGCCGCCGCACGCGAGGCCGAGGTTGACTTCGACCTCGCCGACATCGAGGCCCTCTCGACGCGAATTCCGTGTATCTGCAAGGTCGCGCCCAACGGCAGGTATCTGATGGAGGACGTGCACCGGGCAGGCGGCATCCCCGCTGTGATGGGCGAGCTGTTGCGCGCGGGCCTGCTCGATACCAATGTGCATGCGGTCCATTCTGGTTCGCTCACCGCGTGGCTCGATGAGTGGGATCTGCGATCGCCCACGGTCTCGGACGACGCCGTCGACCTGTTCTACGCCGCGCCCGGTGGGGTGCGGTCGAGTTCGGCGTTCTCGCAGTCCTGCCGCTGGGAGAGCCTCGACCTCGATGCGGAGTCGGGCTGTATCCGTGATGTCGCGCATGCGTATTCCGCGGACGGTGGGCTGGCGATCCTGCGGGGCAACATCGCCGAGGCCGGGTGCGTGGTCAAGACGGCCGGCGTCGACGAGTCGATCCTGCGCTTCAGCGGGCCCGCGGTGGTCGTCGAATCCCAGGAGGAGGCGCAAGACGTCATCCTGACCGGCCGGGTGCGGCCCGGCGACGTCGTCGTGGTGCGGTACGAAGGCCCGCGGGGAGGGCCGGGAATGCAGGAAATGCTCTATCCCACCTCGTATCTCAAGGGCGTGGGCCTCGACAAGGTGTGTGCGTTGATCACCGACGGGCGGTTCTCCGGCGGATCGTCGGGCTTGTCGATCGGGCACATCTCCCCGGAAGCCGCGGCCGGTGGCGTCATCGCGCTGGTGCAGGACGGGGACCGCATCGACATCGACATCCCGGCCCGCCGCATCGAATTACAGGTCGACGCGGCTGAACTCGACAAGCGCCGACGCGGGCTGGAGCAGGGCGGTGGGTATTGGCCCAGGCGCCGGGACCGCGAGGTGTCCCCGGCACTGCGGGCCTACGCCGCGATGGCTCTCTCGGCGGATCAGGGTGCGGTGCGGGACGTGTCGTTGATCGAGGCTGCGAGCCGGGCCGGGGCTCCGGTCCGGCTCGCAGCGACGGGAGCGCCTACAACGCAATGTTGA
- a CDS encoding helix-turn-helix transcriptional regulator, giving the protein MSNQAARAELGGFLRIRRESVDRSEHGLPPIRGRRNGLRREEVAFLSSISVTWYTWLEQGRDINPSRQVLDAIGETLRLSPADQTYLLSLAGFSPSGAQSPPDSGEPPEHLHRLLEAFGRSPAFAIDPDWEITAWNRAYAALYPRVRAVSHEDRNLLSLVFTDPSIRVLMPDWEVESRRFVSEFRIQNGGRLGEPTVAGLLDRLRTRSPEFDRIWDDHTIEGFQTRIRRFDHSVTGEIELEYHRLTPADLPDLNIVVYTPADATAAGRLERLVAAEGQA; this is encoded by the coding sequence ATGTCCAATCAGGCCGCCCGCGCAGAACTGGGCGGGTTCCTGCGGATACGCCGGGAGTCGGTGGACCGCTCTGAGCACGGTCTGCCACCGATCAGGGGCCGCCGCAACGGCTTACGCCGTGAGGAAGTGGCGTTCCTGTCGTCCATCAGCGTCACCTGGTACACCTGGCTGGAACAGGGCCGAGACATCAACCCGTCGCGGCAGGTGCTCGACGCCATCGGGGAAACACTGCGGCTCTCCCCCGCCGATCAGACGTATCTGTTGTCACTGGCCGGGTTTTCGCCGAGTGGCGCACAATCGCCGCCCGACTCCGGCGAACCGCCAGAGCACCTGCACCGGTTGCTCGAGGCGTTCGGCCGTTCGCCGGCCTTCGCCATCGACCCGGATTGGGAGATCACCGCGTGGAACCGCGCATACGCGGCGCTGTATCCGAGGGTGCGCGCGGTGTCTCACGAGGACCGGAATTTGTTGTCACTGGTGTTCACCGATCCGTCGATCAGGGTGCTGATGCCCGATTGGGAGGTGGAGAGTCGACGGTTCGTCTCGGAGTTCCGTATCCAGAATGGCGGCCGACTCGGCGAACCCACCGTCGCCGGCCTGCTCGATCGGCTGCGCACGAGAAGTCCGGAATTCGATCGCATCTGGGATGACCACACCATCGAGGGCTTTCAGACCCGGATCCGGCGCTTCGATCACTCGGTGACCGGCGAAATCGAACTGGAGTATCACCGGCTCACCCCGGCCGACCTGCCGGACCTGAACATCGTCGTCTACACCCCTGCCGACGCTACCGCGGCCGGCCGGCTCGAGCGGCTCGTCGCCGCCGAAGGACAGGCGTGA
- a CDS encoding type II 3-dehydroquinate dehydratase, translating to MLGTRQPEIYGSTTLAQIEQRVAEVAAGFGFEVRAVQSNHEGVLVDAIQAARGDCAGIIINPAAYSHTSVAIRDALSAAELPVVEVHLSNIHTREPFRHHSYVSAVAQVVIAGAGPAGYEYAVRYLAERQS from the coding sequence ATGCTCGGCACCCGGCAGCCCGAGATCTACGGGTCCACCACCCTGGCTCAGATCGAGCAGCGGGTGGCCGAGGTGGCCGCCGGGTTCGGCTTCGAGGTCCGCGCGGTGCAGAGCAACCACGAGGGCGTGCTCGTCGACGCGATCCAGGCGGCCCGTGGTGACTGCGCGGGCATCATCATCAATCCCGCGGCCTACAGCCACACCTCGGTGGCGATCCGCGACGCGCTGAGTGCCGCCGAACTACCGGTCGTGGAAGTGCACCTGAGCAACATCCACACCCGGGAACCGTTCCGGCACCACTCGTACGTGTCGGCCGTCGCGCAGGTGGTGATCGCCGGAGCGGGTCCGGCCGGATACGAATACGCGGTGCGCTACCTCGCGGAGCGGCAGTCGTGA
- a CDS encoding YchJ family protein has translation MSSVNLCPCGTGRAYTDCCGPLHAGARPAPTAVALMRSRFSAFAVGDVDYLLTSWHPDTRPADLTLDGTITWRRLQIVDTDAGDEADATGVVEFRAQYVHGDGRHILHERSRFERVKGEWRYVDGEIFE, from the coding sequence GTGTCGAGCGTCAACCTCTGCCCGTGCGGTACCGGCCGCGCCTACACCGACTGCTGCGGGCCGCTGCACGCCGGCGCCCGCCCGGCCCCGACTGCCGTCGCACTGATGCGGTCGCGGTTCAGCGCCTTCGCCGTGGGCGACGTCGACTATCTGCTGACCTCGTGGCATCCCGACACCCGTCCGGCCGATCTGACCCTCGACGGGACCATCACCTGGCGGCGATTACAGATCGTCGACACCGACGCGGGCGACGAGGCCGACGCCACCGGCGTGGTCGAGTTCCGCGCCCAATACGTTCACGGCGACGGCCGGCACATCCTGCATGAACGCAGTCGTTTCGAGCGGGTGAAAGGTGAGTGGCGCTACGTGGACGGAGAGATCTTCGAATAA
- a CDS encoding diacylglycerol/lipid kinase family protein has translation MRAVLIVNPNATSTTPAGRDLLAHALESRVTLTVEHTNHRGHAIEIASDAARDGVDVLIVHGGDGTVNEVVNGVLGDCGTRPDAGLAPAVAVVPGGSANVFARALGISPDPIEATNQLVDLLGGYRMGRPWRRIGLMDCGERWGVFTAGMGVDGDVVAAVEAQREKGRKVTASRYIRVAIREFLASARKEPTLTLQLPGADPVGGVHFAFVSNSSPWTYANSRPVWTNPDTTFDTGLGVFATTSMNVWANLRLVRQMVARNPRLEAKHLIRDDNVSSVTVTSNTPAACQIDGDYIGERETMTFTSVPEALSVVAPTKKTD, from the coding sequence GTGCGTGCCGTGCTGATCGTCAACCCGAACGCCACCTCGACCACCCCGGCGGGTCGTGACCTGCTCGCCCATGCGCTGGAAAGCCGGGTGACGCTGACCGTCGAACACACCAACCACCGAGGTCACGCCATCGAGATCGCCAGTGACGCCGCCCGTGACGGGGTGGATGTGCTGATCGTGCACGGCGGCGACGGCACGGTCAACGAGGTGGTCAACGGCGTGCTCGGGGACTGTGGAACCCGCCCCGATGCCGGCCTGGCCCCCGCGGTGGCCGTCGTCCCGGGAGGTTCGGCCAACGTCTTCGCCCGGGCGCTGGGCATCAGCCCCGATCCCATCGAGGCCACCAACCAACTCGTCGACCTGCTCGGCGGCTATCGGATGGGTCGTCCGTGGCGCCGGATCGGCCTGATGGACTGCGGCGAGCGCTGGGGCGTGTTCACCGCGGGCATGGGCGTGGACGGTGATGTGGTGGCGGCCGTCGAGGCCCAGCGCGAGAAGGGACGCAAGGTCACCGCATCGCGCTACATCCGGGTGGCCATACGCGAGTTCCTGGCCAGCGCCCGCAAGGAACCGACCCTGACGCTGCAGCTGCCGGGCGCCGACCCGGTCGGCGGGGTGCACTTCGCGTTCGTATCGAACTCCAGTCCGTGGACGTATGCGAACAGCCGCCCGGTGTGGACGAACCCCGATACGACGTTCGACACCGGCCTGGGCGTGTTCGCGACCACGAGCATGAACGTCTGGGCGAATCTGCGACTGGTCCGGCAGATGGTGGCACGCAATCCGCGCCTGGAGGCCAAGCATCTGATCCGTGACGACAACGTCTCGTCGGTCACCGTGACGAGTAACACGCCTGCCGCGTGCCAGATTGACGGAGATTACATCGGCGAGCGCGAAACCATGACGTTCACGTCGGTCCCCGAGGCGCTGAGCGTCGTCGCACCGACGAAGAAAACTGATTGA
- the whiB1 gene encoding transcriptional regulator WhiB1, whose product MDWRHKAVCRDEDPELFFPVGNSGPALAQIADAKLVCNRCPVTTECLTWALDSGQDAGVWGGMSEDERRALKRRNARTKARTGV is encoded by the coding sequence ATGGATTGGCGCCACAAGGCCGTCTGTCGCGACGAAGATCCGGAGCTGTTCTTCCCCGTGGGAAACAGTGGCCCGGCGCTTGCTCAGATCGCTGACGCGAAGCTGGTGTGCAACCGTTGCCCCGTAACCACTGAGTGCCTCACCTGGGCCTTGGACTCCGGCCAGGACGCCGGCGTGTGGGGCGGGATGAGCGAGGACGAGCGTCGTGCGCTCAAGCGTCGCAACGCCCGCACCAAGGCCCGCACCGGAGTCTGA